GCATGGGGCCCAGGACGGTGCGCAGCGCCCCGGTGCAGCAGGTGGTGCTCGAGGGCGATGACGTCGACCTTGACCGCCTGCCGATCCAGCACTGCTGGCCCGGTGATGCCGCGCCGCTGGTCACCTGGCCGCTGGTGGTCACCCGCGGGCCGCACAAGAAGCGCCAGAACCTGGGCATCTACCGCCAGCAGAAGCTGTCGAAGAACCGCCTGATCATGCGCTGGTTGTCGCACCGCGGCGGCGCGCTCGACTTCCAGGAGTTCCAGCAGACGAACCCCGGCGAGCCCTTCCCGGTGGCGGTGGCGTTGGGCGCCGACCCGGCCACCATTCTCGGCGCGGTGACCCCGGTGCCGGACTCGCTCTCCGAGTACGCCTTCGCCGGCCTCCTGCGCGGCTCGCGCACCGAGCTGGTCAAGTGCGGCCACGCCGACCTCGAGGTGCCGGCCTCCGCCGAGATCATCCTCGAGGGCTTCATCTACCCCGACGATACGGCGCCGGAAGGGCCCTACGGCGACCATACCGGCTACTACAACGAGGTCGACGAGTTCCCGGTGTTCACCGTGACGCGCATGACCATGCGCCGCGACGCCATCTACCATTCGACCTACACCGGACGACCGCCCGACGAGCCGGCGATCCTCGGCGTCGCGCTCAATGAGGTGTTCGTGCCGATCCTGCGCAAGCAGTTCCCCGAGATCGTCGACTTCTACCTGCCGCCGGAGGGCTGCTCCTACCGCATGGCGGTGGTGACCATGAAGAAGCAGTACGCCGGCCACGCCAAGCGCGTGATGATGGGCGTATGGAGCTTCCTGCGCCAGTTCATGTACACCAAGTTCGTGGTGGTGCTCGACGACGATGTCGACGCCCGCGACTGGAAGGACGTGATCTGGGCCATCACCACCCGCATGGATCCTGCCCGTGATACCGTGATGGTCGAGAACACACCTATCGACTACCTCGACTTCGCCTCGCCGGTGGCGGGGCTGGGGTCCAAGATGGGGCTGGATGCCACCACCAAGTGGCCCGGCGAGACCGATCGAGAATGGGGCACGCCCATCGTCATGGACGAGGCCGTCAAGGCCCGCGTCAGCGAACGCTGGAACGAGCTGGGCATCCGCCTGCCCCCCCACCCTGACGACAAGAGGCCTGCATGACCCCGAGGACCCTGAGCTGCCAGGTGACGGCAGTGGAGGACCTGACTCCCGACGTGTTCCGCGTGCGCCTGGAAGGGCGCGCCGAAGCCATGGCGCACGCGCCGGGCCAGTATCTCGAACTCAAGCTGGACGACGAGACCTGGGTGCCGTTCTCCATCGCCAGTGCGCATGCCGGCGACGGCACCCTGGAGCTGCACATCCAGCACTGGCCGGAGCGCGAGAACTCCGCCCGGCTGCGCGAGCTGATCGTGGTGGCGCACCACCTGACGGTACGCCTTCCCGGCGGCGACTGCGTGCTGGACACCACCAGCCGGCGGCCGCTGCTGCTGGTCGCCGCCGGCACCGGTTTCGCCCAGGCGAAGGCGATCGTCGAGGCCTCGTTGCACGAGGTGCCGGAGCGCCCCATCGAGCTGTGGTGGGCCGCCCGCGAGCGGCGCGACCTCTACCTCGAGAGCCTGCCGCGGCAGTGGGCCGAGAGCCACGAGAACGTGCGATTCCACGTGGTCACCGAGGCGGCGCCGGAGCCGCCGGTCACCGGAGAGCGCATCCAGGGCCACCTGGGCCGTATCGACCAGGCGCTGGCCACCGGGCTCGAGGACGTCAGCGGCTACGATGTCTATCTTTCCGGCTCGCCGGGCATGGTCTATGCCTGCGTCGACGTGCTGGCTTCGCTGGGCCTCGAGCCGAGTCGGGTCTTCTCCGACGTCTTCGCCTACGCGCCGCGCCGACCGTTGGTGCCGACCGCCGGGGTGCTGCGCCGGGGGAGCGCGGGGTGAGCGCCTCGCCGATCCTGATCACCGGCGGCGCCCAGCGCCTGGGTCGTCACTGCGCCGAGCGCCTGGTCGAGGATGGGCACCCGGTGATCATCAGCTATCGCCGCGAGCGCCCGGAGCTCGAGGCGATGCGCCGCCGCGGCATCGTCGCCCTTTACGCCGACTTCTCCAGCGAAGCCGGCATTCTCGACTTCATCGCCCGGCTCAAGGACGAGACGCAGTCGCTGCGGGCCATCGTGCACAACGCCAGCGACTGGACACCGGACCGCCAGGGCGACGAGGCCGGCGCCGACTTCGAGCGACTGTTTCGCGTGCACATGCAGGCGCCCTACCTGATCAACCTGCACGGCCGCGAGCTGCTCGAGGCGTGCGGTGAACCCCAGCGCGACATCGTGCACATGACCGACTACGTGGTGCAGAAGGGCTCGAAGCAGCACGCGGCCTACGCCGCCACCAAGGCGGGGCTGGCCAACCTGACGCTCTCCTTCGCGGCAATGTACGCCCCCGCGATCCAGGTCAACGCCATCGCGCCCGCCCTGATCATGCTGGGGGCGGATGACGACCAAGCCTACGCCGAGCAGGCGCGAGCCAAATCGGTCATGGGGATGGTGCCGGGGCCGGGGGTGGTCTACCAGAGCCTGCGCTACCTGCTCGACAACCGCTACGTCACCGGCATCACGCTACCGGTCGATGGCGGCCGCCACCTCCGCTAAAATGGTGTCCCCCCCTGACAACTCGAGAGGAGCCGACATGGCTTACGACCCCGACTTCAAGGACGACAGCGGCCTGCTGTCCATCGTGCTGGGCCTGGTGGTGCTGGTCAGCATGAGCGCACTGCCGGCCACCATCGGCTGGTACCAGGTGTTCGCCGGCTGACGGCCACGCTTGCCAAGCCTGCCCTGATCGGGCACGATGAGGCGAGAACATCGGGAGACGACCATGACACCGAAGCCGCATACGAACCTTGCCGTCGCCTACCGCGCCCCGAGCGCGGTGGCGGCGCATGGCGTCGGCTTCGGTGGTCAGTACTGGTATTGGTTTAGCATCGGTGTGCCCGCGGCCGGGTCCTGAGCGAGGACAGCGCCGCGAAGGCACACCCTAACCGGGTTGCCTCCCACGAAACCCCCGGTCGGCAACCCCGACCGGGGGTTTTGCGTTGGTCGCCCGGTATTCGCCCGACCCTTCAACCAGAGGAGAAGCACCATGACCGCACGTCGCGCCACTTTCGCCGCCAACGCCCGTTACGCCTATTATGGCTGGGACTACGGCTGGCGATTTAGCGCCGCGCGGTCGGTCCAGTGCGCCACCTCCGACCGTGAGATGACCGGTGGCATGACGACACGATGTTTGCCGATCCCACGGAGTTGAAGACACATGAATGCCCCCGCATCGCTTGCCCAGCGCCTGGCCGACAGCCATGACGATTCTGCCGCCCCTCCCTCCAGCCGGGTCGGGATGACCCTGCCGACGCCCGGCGAACTGCGCCGGCGCCTTCCCGTCTCGCCCCGGGTGGCGGAACGCCTCTCGGCCCAGCGCCGCGCCATCCAGGAAGTGGTCGTCGGTCGCGACGACCGGATGCTGGTAGTGGTCGGCCCCTGTTCGATCCATGAGCCCCTGGCGGCGCTGGAGTATGCCCATCGCCTGGCCGAGCTGTCGCCCAGGGTAAGCGATCGCCTGCTGCCGGTCATGCGGGTCTACGTGGAGAAGCCGCGTACCACGGTCGGTTGGAAGGGGCTCGCCTACGACCCCGATCTGGACGGCAGCGGCGACATGGCCCGCGGCCTGCACCTGTCGCGCCACCTGATGCACGAGATCGCCGCGCTGGGGCTGCCGGTGGCCACCGAGGTGCTGCAGCCGATGCTGGCCGCCTACCTCGGCGACCTGGTGGCCTGGGTCGCCATCGGGGCCCGCACCACCGAATCGCAGCTGCACCGCGAGCTGGCCAGCGGCCTGGACGCGGCGGTGGGCTTCAAGAACGCCACCAGCGGCGACGTAGGCGTGGCGGTGGACGCCATTCGCGCGGCGGCGCATCCTCACCAGCATTTCGGCCTCGACGAAGAGGGCCGCCCGGCGCTGCGCGAGACCAGGGGCAACCCGCATGCCCACGTGGTACTGCGTGGGGGGCATCGGGGGCCCAACCACGACGGCGTCTCGGTGCGTGCCGCCCGCGAGGCCCTGGAGGCTGCCGGCCTGCCGGCCCGGCTGATGGTCGACTGCAGCCACGCCAACGCACGCAAGGATCATCGCCGCCAGGCGGAGGTGCTGCGCGACGTGGTGGCACAGCGAGCGGCGGGCGAGGCGTCTCTCATGGGGCTGATGCTGGAGAGCTACCTCGAGGAGGGCAAGCAGCCCCTGACCCCCGGTGCGCTGCGCCATGGCGTGTCGGTGACCGACCCCTGCCTGGGCTGGCGGGAAACCGAAGCGCTGCTGCTGGAAGCCGCCGAGCGGCTGCGCTGAGCCGCGAGGAGGGCGACTGTACCTCGGCGCGCGATGCCGGGATAATCCCGCCATCGCGTTGCCACAGGAGCCCTCCATGCCGTTTACCTTCGAACACCACGATCCCGAGACCTACCGCCGCAAGGCCAGGATCATCAGCGTGGCCATGGCCGGCCAGCTGATCGTCTTCGGCCTGGT
This portion of the Billgrantia sulfidoxydans genome encodes:
- the folM gene encoding dihydromonapterin reductase, with the protein product MSASPILITGGAQRLGRHCAERLVEDGHPVIISYRRERPELEAMRRRGIVALYADFSSEAGILDFIARLKDETQSLRAIVHNASDWTPDRQGDEAGADFERLFRVHMQAPYLINLHGRELLEACGEPQRDIVHMTDYVVQKGSKQHAAYAATKAGLANLTLSFAAMYAPAIQVNAIAPALIMLGADDDQAYAEQARAKSVMGMVPGPGVVYQSLRYLLDNRYVTGITLPVDGGRHLR
- a CDS encoding 3-deoxy-7-phosphoheptulonate synthase; this encodes MNAPASLAQRLADSHDDSAAPPSSRVGMTLPTPGELRRRLPVSPRVAERLSAQRRAIQEVVVGRDDRMLVVVGPCSIHEPLAALEYAHRLAELSPRVSDRLLPVMRVYVEKPRTTVGWKGLAYDPDLDGSGDMARGLHLSRHLMHEIAALGLPVATEVLQPMLAAYLGDLVAWVAIGARTTESQLHRELASGLDAAVGFKNATSGDVGVAVDAIRAAAHPHQHFGLDEEGRPALRETRGNPHAHVVLRGGHRGPNHDGVSVRAAREALEAAGLPARLMVDCSHANARKDHRRQAEVLRDVVAQRAAGEASLMGLMLESYLEEGKQPLTPGALRHGVSVTDPCLGWRETEALLLEAAERLR
- the ubiD gene encoding 4-hydroxy-3-polyprenylbenzoate decarboxylase, encoding MKYNDLRDFIAALEAQGELVRVVAEVDPYLEITEICDRTLRAGGPALLFENVKGHDMPLLGNLFGTPKRVAMGMGQDSVEALREVGELLAFLKEPEPPKGFRDAWDKLPIFRQVMSMGPRTVRSAPVQQVVLEGDDVDLDRLPIQHCWPGDAAPLVTWPLVVTRGPHKKRQNLGIYRQQKLSKNRLIMRWLSHRGGALDFQEFQQTNPGEPFPVAVALGADPATILGAVTPVPDSLSEYAFAGLLRGSRTELVKCGHADLEVPASAEIILEGFIYPDDTAPEGPYGDHTGYYNEVDEFPVFTVTRMTMRRDAIYHSTYTGRPPDEPAILGVALNEVFVPILRKQFPEIVDFYLPPEGCSYRMAVVTMKKQYAGHAKRVMMGVWSFLRQFMYTKFVVVLDDDVDARDWKDVIWAITTRMDPARDTVMVENTPIDYLDFASPVAGLGSKMGLDATTKWPGETDREWGTPIVMDEAVKARVSERWNELGIRLPPHPDDKRPA
- a CDS encoding NAD(P)H-flavin reductase — translated: MTPRTLSCQVTAVEDLTPDVFRVRLEGRAEAMAHAPGQYLELKLDDETWVPFSIASAHAGDGTLELHIQHWPERENSARLRELIVVAHHLTVRLPGGDCVLDTTSRRPLLLVAAGTGFAQAKAIVEASLHEVPERPIELWWAARERRDLYLESLPRQWAESHENVRFHVVTEAAPEPPVTGERIQGHLGRIDQALATGLEDVSGYDVYLSGSPGMVYACVDVLASLGLEPSRVFSDVFAYAPRRPLVPTAGVLRRGSAG